One genomic region from Streptomyces sp. Li-HN-5-11 encodes:
- a CDS encoding fatty acyl-AMP ligase, which translates to MARSLVDLLTAHGAHQPDRIAYRYLVTGDCDGETQEVSYGQLARRSRAVAAWLQERGLAGSRAMLLYPPGLEFVDAFLGCLAAGVVAVPGIPPQGRSQNHRALTRMKRLIADADAKVILGGREVVAGLGALAQHLPELDHIPCVATEDLPGDAAGSWREPDLDADSVAFLQYTSGSTSAPRGVMVTHGNLLDNERLVTERMGHTPDALAEYRHEMFVSWLPVYHDMGLIGPVLNTLYLGATATLFSPLHFLQRPQRWLTALTRYRPHTSGGPNFAYELCLKHATPDLLDSLDLSAWKVAFNGAEPVRAATVRRFTETFGAAGFRREALYPCYGLAEATLMVTGGSVDTPPTLLEADGSGPHAGAADAAAVGCGRPGPGLTVVIADPERQEELPDGEVGEIWVAGASVAKGYWRNALATRETFRATLTGHEGRFLRTGDLGFLRDGELFVTGRLKDLIVIDGRNHYPQDLELSAELSHPALRPGCTAAFSVDGGAAGDAAGAPEGEQPVVVAEVPAEAAGEAEKIVDQVRSAIGEAHGLPVREVVLVHPGTIPKTSSGKIQRRATRAAYLEGTLALAGEPAAR; encoded by the coding sequence CGCACACGGAGCACACCAGCCCGACCGCATCGCCTACCGGTACCTGGTCACCGGGGACTGCGACGGGGAGACCCAGGAGGTCTCCTACGGACAACTGGCCCGCCGTTCCCGCGCCGTGGCCGCCTGGCTGCAGGAACGCGGCCTGGCCGGCTCCCGCGCGATGCTGCTGTACCCACCGGGGCTGGAGTTCGTCGACGCCTTCCTCGGCTGCCTGGCCGCGGGAGTCGTCGCCGTACCGGGCATACCCCCGCAGGGCCGGTCGCAGAACCACCGCGCCCTGACCCGGATGAAGCGCCTCATCGCCGACGCGGACGCCAAGGTGATCCTCGGCGGACGCGAAGTCGTCGCGGGTCTCGGCGCGTTGGCGCAGCACCTGCCCGAACTGGACCACATCCCCTGCGTGGCCACCGAGGACCTTCCCGGTGACGCGGCCGGTTCCTGGCGCGAGCCCGACCTGGACGCCGACTCGGTCGCCTTCCTCCAGTACACCTCGGGCTCCACCTCCGCCCCGCGCGGCGTGATGGTGACCCACGGCAACCTGCTGGACAACGAACGGCTCGTCACCGAGCGGATGGGCCACACACCGGACGCCCTCGCCGAGTACCGGCACGAGATGTTCGTCAGCTGGCTGCCCGTCTACCACGACATGGGCCTGATCGGCCCGGTCCTGAACACCCTCTACCTCGGCGCGACCGCCACGCTCTTCTCGCCGCTGCACTTCCTGCAGCGCCCCCAGCGCTGGCTGACCGCCCTCACCCGCTACCGCCCGCACACCAGCGGCGGCCCCAACTTCGCCTACGAACTCTGCCTGAAGCACGCCACACCCGACCTCCTCGACAGCCTCGACCTGAGCGCCTGGAAGGTGGCCTTCAACGGCGCCGAACCCGTGCGTGCCGCCACCGTGCGCCGCTTCACCGAGACCTTCGGCGCGGCCGGTTTCCGCCGCGAGGCCCTGTACCCGTGCTACGGCCTCGCCGAGGCCACCCTGATGGTCACGGGCGGTTCCGTGGACACCCCGCCCACCCTGCTGGAGGCCGACGGCAGCGGCCCGCACGCGGGCGCCGCGGACGCGGCGGCCGTCGGCTGCGGCCGCCCCGGCCCCGGCCTCACGGTGGTGATCGCCGATCCCGAACGGCAGGAGGAACTGCCCGACGGTGAGGTCGGCGAGATCTGGGTGGCCGGCGCGAGCGTCGCCAAGGGCTACTGGCGCAACGCCCTCGCCACCCGCGAGACCTTCCGTGCCACCCTCACCGGCCACGAGGGCCGCTTCCTGCGCACCGGCGACCTCGGCTTCCTGCGGGACGGCGAACTGTTCGTCACCGGCCGCCTGAAGGACCTCATCGTCATCGACGGCCGCAACCACTACCCGCAGGACCTGGAGCTGTCCGCCGAGCTGTCCCACCCCGCGCTGCGGCCCGGCTGCACGGCCGCGTTCTCCGTGGACGGGGGAGCGGCCGGCGACGCGGCCGGCGCTCCCGAGGGCGAGCAGCCCGTCGTCGTCGCCGAGGTGCCCGCGGAGGCGGCGGGCGAGGCGGAGAAGATCGTCGACCAGGTCCGCAGCGCGATCGGCGAGGCCCACGGCCTGCCGGTGCGCGAGGTCGTCCTGGTCCACCCCGGCACCATCCCGAAGACATCCAGCGGGAAGATCCAGCGCCGCGCCACCCGGGCGGCGTACCTGGAAGGCACCCTCGCCCTGGCCGGCGAGCCCGCCGCGAGGTGA